The genomic region TTCTGGCCATCAACCCGCTGTTCGCGGCCGTGTTGTTCTGTCTCGGCACGGCCGGGTTGATTCAGGTTGCGGGCCGCAGGGCGCAGCTCCGGATGGACGCGGCCATCGGTATCTTCTTCGCTTTTGCCATGGCGCTAGGGGTGCTGTTCATGGGCCTAATGAAGCGCTACGATGCGCGGGTGTACGGTTACCTATTCGGCAATGTCCTCGGTGTGACCGCCGGCAACCTGGTGTTGATGGCGGTACTGGGGCTGGTAGTCATCGGGGCCATCGGGTTCTTGTACCGGCAGCTCAAGTTCCTCACTTTTGACGAGGAGATGGCTGAAGCAAGCGGCCTCCCCACCGGGTTTCTGGCCGCGCTGCTGCTCGCCCTGCTGGCGCTGACGGTTGTTGTGTCACTCAAGACAGTCGGCATGATCCTGGTCGAAGCATTGCTCGTAACGCCGGCCGCCACCGCCTACCAGTTGACTTACCGCTACGGGATGATGTTCGTTCTCTCGTGGATCGCGAGCGTAGCCTCCTGTGTCGCCGGGATCGTCATCTCGTACGCGCTCGGGATTCCGTCGGGCGCCGCTATCGTTATCGTCGCGACCTTGCTCTTCGCTCTTGCAGCGCTCTTTTCGCCGAAGAGGCGCAAGTGCCGTGTCTGCGGTCTCGAATCCACGTC from candidate division WOR-3 bacterium harbors:
- a CDS encoding metal ABC transporter permease — translated: MFDFLHYGFMQRALLSSLIVGTTCSFIGVFVVLRGMAFAGSGLAHAAFGGVALGFLLAINPLFAAVLFCLGTAGLIQVAGRRAQLRMDAAIGIFFAFAMALGVLFMGLMKRYDARVYGYLFGNVLGVTAGNLVLMAVLGLVVIGAIGFLYRQLKFLTFDEEMAEASGLPTGFLAALLLALLALTVVVSLKTVGMILVEALLVTPAATAYQLTYRYGMMFVLSWIASVASCVAGIVISYALGIPSGAAIVIVATLLFALAALFSPKRRKCRVCGLESTS